A stretch of Plesiomonas shigelloides DNA encodes these proteins:
- the leuA gene encoding 2-isopropylmalate synthase: MSNQVIIFDTTLRDGEQALRASLSVKEKLQIAYALERLGVDVMEVGFPVSSPGDFESVQTIARHIKHSRVCALARAVDKDIDVAAEALKVAEAFRIHTFIATSTLHIESKLRRSFDDVLAMAVHAVTRARRYTDDVEFSCEDAGRTPIDNLCRVVEAAIKAGARTINIPDTVGYTIPSQFGGIIETLFNRVPNIDQAVISVHCHNDLGLSVANSIAAVQAGARQIECTVNGIGERAGNCSLEEIAMIIRTRADLLNVHTNIHHQDIYRTSQLVSQLCNMPIQPNKAIVGANAFAHSSGIHQDGVLKNKSTYEIITPESIGLNQNQLNLTSRSGRAAVKHRMDAMGYSEGSYDLDSLYAAFLKLADKKGQVFDYDLEALAFINMQQEDPEHFRLDYLSVQSGGSVMATASVRLRCGEEAVSEAATGNGPVDAVYQCITRLTGYEIQIVNYQLSAKGQGKDALGQVDIVADYQGRRFHGVGLATDIIESSAQALVHVLNAIHRAGRVSEEKQRIQQRNIEASQP, translated from the coding sequence ATGAGCAATCAGGTGATCATATTCGATACCACGCTGCGCGACGGCGAGCAGGCTCTGCGAGCCAGCCTGAGCGTGAAAGAAAAACTGCAGATCGCCTATGCCCTCGAGCGCCTTGGGGTTGATGTGATGGAGGTCGGTTTTCCGGTCTCATCGCCGGGCGATTTTGAATCGGTGCAAACCATCGCTCGGCATATCAAGCACAGCCGCGTCTGCGCCTTGGCCCGCGCGGTAGACAAAGATATCGATGTCGCTGCCGAAGCCCTGAAAGTGGCTGAGGCCTTTCGTATCCATACCTTTATTGCCACCTCGACACTGCATATCGAGTCGAAACTGCGCCGCAGTTTTGATGATGTGTTGGCGATGGCGGTGCACGCGGTAACCCGCGCGCGTCGCTATACCGATGATGTGGAGTTTTCCTGCGAAGACGCTGGCCGCACCCCGATTGATAATCTGTGCCGCGTAGTGGAGGCGGCAATTAAAGCCGGTGCTCGCACCATCAATATTCCCGACACGGTCGGCTACACCATCCCCAGCCAGTTTGGTGGCATCATCGAGACTCTGTTTAATCGGGTGCCGAATATCGATCAAGCGGTGATTTCGGTGCACTGCCATAACGATCTGGGGCTGTCGGTGGCGAACTCGATTGCGGCGGTGCAAGCGGGCGCGCGCCAGATTGAATGTACCGTTAACGGCATTGGTGAGCGCGCCGGTAACTGCTCGTTGGAAGAGATCGCCATGATCATCCGCACCCGCGCCGATCTGCTGAATGTGCACACCAACATCCATCATCAAGATATTTACCGTACCAGTCAGTTGGTCAGTCAGCTGTGCAACATGCCGATTCAACCGAACAAAGCGATTGTCGGTGCCAATGCGTTCGCCCACTCATCGGGTATTCACCAAGATGGCGTGCTGAAGAACAAGTCGACCTACGAGATCATCACGCCAGAGTCGATTGGCCTGAACCAAAATCAGCTGAACCTGACGTCCCGCTCCGGCCGCGCTGCGGTGAAACACCGCATGGATGCCATGGGCTACAGCGAAGGCAGCTACGATCTGGACAGCCTGTACGCCGCGTTCTTGAAGCTGGCTGACAAAAAAGGTCAGGTGTTTGACTACGACTTGGAAGCCTTGGCCTTCATCAATATGCAGCAAGAAGACCCCGAGCATTTCCGCTTGGATTACCTGAGCGTGCAATCGGGCGGCAGCGTGATGGCCACCGCGTCGGTGCGTCTGCGCTGTGGTGAAGAGGCCGTGTCTGAGGCGGCCACCGGCAACGGGCCGGTGGATGCGGTGTATCAGTGCATCACCCGCCTGACCGGTTACGAAATCCAAATCGTCAATTATCAGCTGTCGGCCAAAGGCCAAGGCAAAGATGCCCTCGGACAAGTCGACATCGTGGCCGATTATCAAGGACGACGCTTTCACGGCGTGGGTCTGGCCACCGATATCATTGAATCCTCGGCGCAAGCGTTGGTGCATGTGTTGAATGCCATTCACCGCGCCGGTCGAGTTTCAGAAGAAAAACAACGAATTCAGCAACGTAATATTGAGGCCTCACAACCATGA
- the ilvN gene encoding acetolactate synthase small subunit — MRRILSVLLENESGALSRVVGLFSQRGYNIETLTVAPTEDATLSRITIVTAGDQSVLEQIEKQLHKLIDVLKVSDLSQGAHVERELMLVKMQAPASVRDELKRMSDIFRGQIVDVTGTLYTVQLAGTSDKLDAFLAAVKEHTDIVEVARSGVVGISRGERSVHN; from the coding sequence ATGCGCCGAATCTTGTCTGTATTACTGGAGAACGAGTCCGGGGCGTTGTCACGGGTGGTCGGGCTGTTTTCTCAGCGTGGTTATAACATTGAAACCCTGACTGTCGCGCCGACCGAGGATGCGACCTTATCGCGGATCACTATCGTGACCGCGGGCGATCAAAGCGTGCTGGAGCAGATCGAAAAGCAGCTGCATAAGCTGATCGATGTGTTGAAAGTCAGTGACTTAAGTCAAGGCGCACATGTCGAGCGTGAGTTGATGCTGGTTAAAATGCAAGCGCCCGCGAGCGTGCGTGATGAGCTCAAACGGATGAGTGATATTTTCCGCGGCCAGATTGTGGATGTGACCGGTACGTTGTATACGGTGCAATTAGCCGGTACCAGTGACAAACTGGATGCTTTTTTAGCGGCGGTTAAAGAGCATACCGATATTGTGGAAGTGGCGCGTTCTGGGGTAGTCGGAATATCACGCGGTGAGCGGTCAGTACATAATTAA
- a CDS encoding AMP-dependent synthetase/ligase, with amino-acid sequence MQGYHLIERIQDQITRNPAKVAMRDQQGKSWVDICWQDVNQRLRATARALLSLGVGVQERVAIFSQNMAEWTITDMAILHLRAITVPIYATNTAAQTAYVLDDAEIRILFVGEQAQMDAAIELQALCPQLAHIIALDPKVDLKGCSIACHLADFRQQGCPEWDSVLEQRMAERSLDDLFTLIYTSGTTGEPKGVMLDYRSIATQLHLHDERLSLSEEDVSMSFLPLSHVFERAWCFYVLHRGAVNVFLRDPHKVQAAIGAVKPTVMCAVPRFYEKVFSAIQDKVAKAPLLRRLMFRWAVKTGERHYWCQRENRQPSALLAASFRMADKLVLSKLRGALGGRTRFMPTSGAKLDDKINLFFQSIGINIKYGYGMTETCATVSCWEDDEYRFGSIGTPLPGVEVRIGEENEIQVRGPTVMRGYFNKPEETARTFTEDGWLKTGDAGQLDAQGNLFITERIKDLMKTSGGKYIAPQMIEGTLGQDRFIEQIAVIADTRKFVSALIVPCFESLEDYARSVNIKYQDRMELLRHSQVMEMFEQRLKAMQKELARFEQVKRFTLLPEAFTMERGELTPTLKLRRKIITQRYEREIEAMYD; translated from the coding sequence ATGCAAGGTTATCACCTGATCGAGCGAATTCAGGATCAGATTACCCGTAACCCAGCCAAGGTTGCCATGCGTGATCAGCAGGGCAAGAGCTGGGTTGATATCTGCTGGCAGGATGTCAATCAGCGTCTGCGCGCCACCGCCCGAGCGTTACTGAGCCTCGGTGTTGGCGTGCAAGAGCGCGTCGCAATTTTTTCCCAGAACATGGCCGAGTGGACCATCACTGACATGGCCATCTTGCACCTGCGTGCAATCACGGTACCTATTTATGCCACTAACACTGCCGCCCAAACGGCTTATGTGTTGGATGATGCTGAAATCCGAATTTTGTTTGTGGGCGAGCAGGCGCAAATGGATGCCGCCATCGAACTGCAGGCGCTGTGTCCACAACTGGCGCACATTATCGCGCTGGATCCGAAAGTCGATCTTAAAGGTTGCAGCATCGCCTGCCATCTGGCCGATTTCCGCCAGCAAGGCTGCCCTGAGTGGGACAGCGTGTTGGAGCAGCGGATGGCCGAGCGTTCGTTAGACGATCTGTTCACCCTGATCTACACCTCCGGTACCACCGGCGAGCCAAAAGGCGTAATGCTGGATTACCGCAGCATCGCGACTCAGCTGCATTTGCACGATGAGCGCTTAAGCTTGAGCGAAGAGGATGTCTCCATGAGCTTCCTGCCGCTATCACACGTGTTTGAGCGGGCGTGGTGTTTCTACGTGCTGCACCGTGGCGCGGTGAACGTGTTCTTGCGTGATCCGCACAAAGTGCAGGCCGCCATTGGCGCTGTTAAGCCGACCGTGATGTGCGCTGTACCGCGTTTTTACGAGAAAGTGTTCAGCGCAATCCAAGACAAAGTGGCCAAAGCGCCGCTGTTGCGTCGTCTGATGTTCCGCTGGGCGGTGAAAACCGGTGAACGTCATTACTGGTGTCAGCGTGAAAATCGTCAACCGTCGGCATTGCTGGCGGCCAGTTTCCGTATGGCGGACAAGCTGGTACTGAGCAAACTGCGCGGCGCGCTGGGCGGTCGTACTCGCTTTATGCCAACCTCTGGCGCCAAGTTGGATGACAAGATTAACCTGTTCTTCCAATCCATCGGTATCAACATCAAGTACGGCTATGGCATGACCGAAACCTGTGCCACCGTTTCGTGCTGGGAAGATGACGAATACCGCTTTGGCTCGATTGGTACACCGTTGCCGGGCGTTGAAGTGCGCATTGGTGAGGAAAACGAGATTCAGGTGCGTGGTCCAACCGTGATGCGTGGTTACTTCAATAAGCCAGAAGAAACTGCCCGTACCTTTACCGAAGATGGCTGGCTGAAAACCGGTGATGCTGGTCAGCTGGATGCGCAGGGCAACCTGTTCATTACCGAGCGCATCAAAGATTTGATGAAAACCTCTGGCGGTAAGTACATTGCGCCGCAGATGATCGAAGGCACCTTGGGCCAAGATCGCTTCATCGAGCAGATCGCGGTGATCGCCGATACACGTAAGTTCGTGTCGGCGCTGATCGTGCCATGCTTTGAATCGCTGGAAGATTACGCGCGTAGCGTCAACATCAAGTATCAAGATCGCATGGAGCTATTGCGCCATAGTCAAGTGATGGAGATGTTTGAACAGCGCCTGAAAGCGATGCAAAAAGAGCTGGCCCGTTTTGAGCAAGTGAAGCGTTTTACGCTGCTGCCAGAAGCCTTCACGATGGAGCGCGGTGAGTTAACACCAACGCTGAAGTTGCGCCGTAAGATCATCACGCAGCGCTATGAGCGTGAAATTGAAGCGATGTACGACTAA
- a CDS encoding GntR family transcriptional regulator, which produces MSSPTITDQIFQVIKKDILLGILKPGQKLVVAELKERYGVGASPIREALIKLSWNKFVYIEPQKGCWVAPVSIAELEDILDTRYTLERILLTKSIEQGDEEWELNVITSHHKLARIDDPANPDIDYDEWEERHNHFHLSLLSGCNSPKMLEFMENILEQMARYRHIWVNIRLDYAQRYHDNGEHEKLMQAVLDRNIPLAIELTERHSQRALELMKESIHYLEKINALA; this is translated from the coding sequence GTGTCAAGTCCAACAATTACGGATCAAATTTTTCAGGTCATCAAAAAAGATATTCTCTTAGGAATATTAAAGCCAGGTCAAAAACTGGTTGTCGCGGAATTAAAAGAACGTTATGGCGTCGGCGCTTCACCCATTCGCGAAGCCTTAATTAAATTATCGTGGAATAAATTCGTTTATATTGAGCCACAAAAAGGCTGCTGGGTAGCCCCAGTTTCGATTGCCGAATTGGAAGATATTCTGGATACTCGCTACACCCTCGAACGCATCCTACTGACCAAGTCCATCGAACAAGGGGATGAGGAGTGGGAGCTCAATGTAATCACCAGTCACCACAAACTGGCACGCATTGATGATCCGGCCAACCCAGACATCGACTATGATGAGTGGGAAGAGCGACACAACCACTTTCACCTTTCTTTGCTCTCCGGTTGTAACAGCCCCAAGATGCTGGAATTTATGGAGAATATATTGGAGCAGATGGCGCGTTATCGTCATATCTGGGTCAATATTCGTCTCGATTACGCTCAGCGCTATCACGACAATGGCGAACATGAAAAATTAATGCAGGCCGTACTGGATCGCAATATCCCTCTGGCGATTGAATTAACGGAACGACACTCACAGCGCGCACTCGAATTAATGAAAGAATCTATTCATTATTTGGAAAAAATAAACGCACTGGCCTAA
- the cra gene encoding catabolite repressor/activator, translating to MKLDEIARLAGVSRTTASYVINGKAKQYRVSDKTVEKVMAVVREHNYQPNAVAAGLRAGRTRSIGLVIPDLENTSYTRIANHLERRARQHGYQLLIACSEDKPENEMRCVSHLLQRQVDALIVSTALSSTHEFYQQWAGRDLPIIALDRALDPQHFISVVGADRADAEVLCHELLSQPDVKSIVYVGALPELSVSQLREQGFRQACEGDKRQVTFLHAASYEREAAASRFAAWLKENPLPDALFTTSFALLQGVLDEIIARFGKIPPSLTIATFGDHELLDFLGCKVMSLSQRHRDVAETVLKLVLDSLDGTEKPQPGMTRMQRQLTWRGTLSRLHAQDASAAAE from the coding sequence GTGAAGCTGGATGAGATAGCCAGACTGGCTGGCGTGTCACGCACTACAGCAAGTTATGTCATTAACGGCAAGGCAAAACAGTATCGTGTCAGCGATAAAACGGTCGAGAAGGTGATGGCAGTGGTGCGTGAGCACAACTACCAGCCGAACGCCGTTGCTGCGGGTCTGCGTGCCGGTCGGACTCGCTCTATTGGCCTGGTGATCCCAGATTTGGAGAACACCAGTTATACCCGTATCGCCAATCATCTGGAGCGTCGTGCGCGTCAGCATGGCTATCAGTTATTGATTGCCTGCTCCGAGGATAAACCGGAAAACGAAATGCGCTGCGTCAGCCACTTGCTGCAGCGTCAGGTAGATGCACTGATTGTGTCGACTGCGTTGTCGTCGACACATGAGTTTTATCAGCAGTGGGCGGGGCGCGATCTGCCGATCATCGCTCTCGACCGTGCGCTCGATCCGCAGCACTTTATTAGCGTGGTCGGTGCTGACCGCGCCGATGCGGAAGTGTTGTGCCATGAGCTGCTCAGTCAGCCAGACGTGAAGTCGATTGTGTATGTCGGCGCATTGCCAGAGCTGTCGGTGAGTCAGCTGCGTGAGCAGGGCTTCCGTCAGGCCTGTGAAGGGGATAAGCGTCAGGTCACCTTCTTGCATGCGGCTAGCTATGAGCGGGAAGCGGCGGCAAGCCGTTTTGCGGCGTGGCTGAAAGAGAACCCGCTGCCAGATGCGCTGTTTACCACCTCGTTTGCCCTGTTGCAGGGGGTGTTGGATGAGATTATTGCCCGTTTTGGCAAGATCCCACCTTCGCTGACCATTGCCACGTTCGGTGACCACGAGTTGCTGGATTTTCTCGGCTGTAAAGTGATGTCGCTGTCGCAGCGTCACCGCGATGTGGCGGAGACAGTGCTGAAGCTGGTATTGGATAGCTTGGACGGTACCGAGAAGCCGCAACCGGGGATGACCCGTATGCAGCGTCAGCTGACGTGGCGTGGCACTCTGAGCCGTTTGCACGCACAGGATGCGTCAGCGGCGGCGGAGTAA
- the leuB gene encoding 3-isopropylmalate dehydrogenase, which produces MTETKGNYRIAVLPGDGIGPEVMQEARKVLAAVAQRFALQFELQEFDVGGIAIDRHGTPLPAATITGCEAAQAILFGSVGGPKWEHLPPAEQPERGALLPLRKHFQLFCNLRPATLYRGLESFCPLRADISARGFDILCVRELTGGIYFGQPKGRAGSGAQEHAFDTEIYYRPEIERIARMAFEAARVRRHKVTSVDKANVLQSSLLWREVVCQVAREYPDVQLEHIYIDNATMQLIKAPDQFDVLLCSNLFGDILSDECAMITGSMGMLPSASLNASRFGLYEPAGGSAPDIAGKNIANPIAQILSAALMLRYSLGEEAAAQAIEHAVTQTLASGIRTADLAGNGPAVSTAEMGSCIAAAITNA; this is translated from the coding sequence ATGACTGAAACGAAAGGGAATTACCGGATCGCCGTTTTGCCAGGCGATGGGATTGGCCCCGAAGTGATGCAAGAAGCGCGTAAAGTACTGGCCGCGGTGGCGCAGCGCTTTGCACTGCAATTTGAGCTGCAAGAATTCGATGTCGGCGGCATTGCCATTGATCGCCACGGCACACCACTGCCGGCGGCCACCATCACCGGTTGTGAAGCGGCGCAGGCCATTTTGTTTGGCTCAGTAGGCGGCCCGAAGTGGGAACACCTGCCACCGGCCGAGCAACCAGAGCGTGGTGCGCTGCTACCACTGCGTAAGCACTTCCAACTGTTTTGTAACTTGCGCCCTGCTACTTTATACCGCGGTTTGGAAAGCTTTTGCCCGCTGCGTGCCGATATCTCTGCCCGCGGCTTTGACATCCTGTGTGTGCGCGAGCTGACCGGTGGCATTTATTTTGGGCAACCAAAAGGCCGTGCTGGCAGCGGCGCGCAAGAACATGCCTTTGATACCGAAATTTACTACCGCCCCGAAATTGAGCGCATCGCTCGCATGGCCTTTGAAGCGGCGCGCGTCCGCCGCCATAAAGTGACCTCGGTGGATAAAGCCAACGTGCTGCAAAGCTCATTGCTGTGGCGCGAAGTGGTCTGCCAAGTCGCCCGCGAGTATCCGGATGTACAACTTGAACACATCTATATCGATAACGCCACGATGCAGCTCATCAAAGCGCCGGATCAATTCGATGTGCTGCTGTGCTCTAACTTGTTTGGCGACATTCTGTCGGACGAGTGCGCCATGATCACCGGTTCCATGGGCATGCTGCCGTCGGCCAGCCTCAATGCCAGCCGTTTTGGTCTGTATGAGCCCGCTGGTGGCTCGGCGCCGGATATCGCCGGAAAAAATATTGCCAACCCGATTGCTCAAATTCTGTCGGCTGCCTTGATGCTGCGTTACAGCTTGGGGGAAGAAGCAGCGGCGCAAGCCATCGAGCACGCGGTGACCCAAACGCTGGCCAGCGGGATCCGCACCGCCGATCTGGCTGGTAACGGCCCTGCGGTGAGTACCGCTGAAATGGGTAGCTGCATTGCCGCTGCCATCACCAATGCCTAA
- a CDS encoding phosphatase PAP2 family protein, with protein sequence MALSRLSPRWRLQQLDLALSTFCLCHRFNHQVARVCRLISRTGDGPWYLLLALVLLRWEPVHGAAFFTALLLAFAIELPLYWLLKNAIRRHRPLDLPCFIVPSDKYSLPSGHTAAAFLVCGLIAAYYPLWLLPALCWAALIGLSRVLLGVHYLTDIVAGALLGLSCAKLALEWL encoded by the coding sequence ATGGCCTTGTCACGCTTGTCGCCGCGCTGGCGTCTGCAACAGTTGGATCTGGCGCTCTCCACGTTTTGTCTGTGTCACCGTTTTAATCACCAGGTTGCGCGGGTGTGTCGCCTGATTTCCCGTACCGGCGATGGTCCTTGGTATCTGCTGTTGGCGCTGGTTTTGCTGCGCTGGGAGCCCGTGCATGGTGCGGCGTTTTTTACCGCGCTGCTGCTGGCATTTGCCATCGAGCTGCCGCTGTACTGGCTGCTGAAAAATGCCATTCGCCGTCATCGGCCATTGGATTTGCCTTGTTTTATTGTCCCCTCCGATAAATACAGTTTGCCCTCTGGTCACACTGCGGCCGCCTTTTTAGTTTGCGGCTTGATTGCAGCGTACTACCCGCTGTGGCTGTTGCCGGCCTTGTGCTGGGCGGCGTTGATTGGGCTGTCACGGGTGTTACTCGGCGTGCATTACCTGACCGATATTGTGGCCGGCGCACTGCTCGGCTTGAGCTGTGCCAAACTGGCGCTGGAGTGGTTATGA
- a CDS encoding MJ1255/VC2487 family glycosyltransferase: MKLLYGIQGTGNGHLSRARELVPALRAQGIRVDVLCSGRAADAYFDMQVFGAYQVRRGLSFITRAGRVDMRQTWQHNRLREFMRDVRALDVGSYDAVLSDFEPVSAWAARRAGVPSLSVSHQAAFLAPIPTEGDNAFNRLLMRQFAPVQHSVGLHWFHYNHPILPPIIATRCTDAVTDNGRVLVYLPFESLSEISAWLQQCPQTGFDCFHPEVKSEVVIKNIRLKPLSLHGFRRALTACHGVIANAGFELPSEAMVLGKKLLLKPLYGQFEQQSNVLALELLGLATRLFTLDTPSLLRWLASPAAGRVCFPDVAQAVAAWVAEGHWDFPARLSQQLWQAVRFPCGVAENVQSWLPDSSAVMTSPLSST; encoded by the coding sequence ATGAAACTGTTATATGGCATTCAGGGCACCGGCAATGGGCATTTGTCGCGGGCGCGTGAGTTGGTGCCGGCGCTGCGCGCGCAGGGGATTCGGGTGGATGTGTTGTGCTCTGGGCGCGCTGCCGACGCCTATTTTGATATGCAGGTGTTTGGTGCGTATCAGGTGCGGCGAGGCCTCAGTTTCATCACCCGCGCCGGGCGCGTGGATATGCGGCAGACTTGGCAACATAATCGGCTGCGCGAGTTTATGCGCGATGTTCGTGCGTTGGATGTCGGCAGTTACGATGCGGTGCTCAGTGATTTTGAGCCGGTAAGTGCTTGGGCTGCGCGCCGCGCTGGGGTGCCGAGTTTGAGCGTCAGCCATCAGGCCGCCTTTTTAGCGCCGATCCCCACCGAAGGCGATAACGCGTTCAACCGCTTATTGATGCGGCAGTTTGCTCCGGTGCAGCACAGTGTCGGTCTGCACTGGTTTCACTACAATCACCCCATTTTACCGCCGATTATCGCCACGCGCTGTACCGATGCGGTGACAGACAATGGCCGCGTTCTGGTGTATCTGCCTTTTGAATCGCTGAGCGAAATCAGCGCGTGGTTACAGCAGTGTCCGCAGACGGGCTTTGATTGTTTTCACCCTGAGGTAAAGAGTGAAGTTGTAATAAAAAACATCAGGTTAAAGCCACTTTCTTTACATGGGTTTCGCCGCGCCTTAACGGCGTGCCATGGCGTGATCGCCAATGCCGGCTTTGAGCTGCCGTCGGAAGCGATGGTGCTGGGAAAGAAGTTGCTGTTAAAGCCGCTGTACGGCCAGTTTGAGCAGCAAAGCAATGTGCTGGCATTGGAATTACTCGGTCTGGCTACGCGTCTGTTTACACTGGATACGCCGTCGTTACTGCGCTGGCTAGCCAGCCCCGCTGCAGGGCGGGTGTGCTTTCCCGATGTCGCGCAGGCGGTTGCCGCTTGGGTGGCGGAAGGGCATTGGGATTTTCCCGCCCGACTGAGCCAGCAGTTATGGCAAGCAGTGCGCTTTCCATGTGGTGTAGCGGAAAACGTACAAAGTTGGCTGCCAGACTCGTCGGCAGTGATGACTTCACCGCTATCTTCTACTTAA
- the ilvI gene encoding acetolactate synthase 3 large subunit → MEMLSGAEMVVRALHDQGIKHVFGYPGGAVLDIYDALHTLGGIQHVLVRHEQAAVHMADGYARATGEVGVVLVTSGPGATNAITGIATAYMDSVPMVVLSGQVATSLIGNDAFQECDMVGISRPVVKHSFLVKRTEDIPVVMKKAFYLASSGRPGPVVVDLPKDILNPANKLPYEYPQSVELRSYHPNVKGHTGQIKKGLQALLAARQPVIYAGGGVISANCHAQLAALAKRLNLPVTTSLMGLGAFPGDDPQCLGMLGMHGTYEANMAMHHADLIFGIGVRFDDRTTNNLTKYCPHATILHIDIDPTSISKTVGADIPIVGSADNVLNKMLALLDESDDAVAQQAQARSDWWHQIATWRARECLNFDTSGPKIKPQAVIAALHKLTGGDAYVASDVGQHQMFAALYYPFAKPRRWINSGGLGTMGFGFPAAIGVKMALPEEQVVCVTGDGSIQMNIQELSTALQYDVPVKIINLNNRFLGMVKQWQDMIYSGRHSHSYMESLPDFVKIAEAYGHVGIAIRTPDELESKLTQALAMKDRLVFVDITVDETEHVYPMQVRGGAMDEMWLSKTERT, encoded by the coding sequence ATGGAGATGTTGTCAGGGGCCGAAATGGTCGTGCGTGCATTGCACGATCAGGGGATCAAACATGTTTTCGGCTATCCGGGTGGTGCGGTGCTCGATATTTATGATGCACTGCATACCCTTGGTGGGATCCAGCACGTGCTGGTCCGGCACGAGCAAGCTGCCGTGCACATGGCCGATGGTTATGCCCGCGCCACCGGCGAAGTGGGGGTGGTGCTAGTCACATCCGGTCCCGGTGCCACCAATGCCATCACCGGTATTGCGACTGCGTATATGGATTCTGTGCCGATGGTCGTGCTGTCCGGTCAGGTGGCGACCAGCCTGATTGGTAATGACGCCTTCCAAGAGTGCGACATGGTCGGGATCTCCCGTCCGGTGGTTAAACACAGTTTTCTGGTCAAGCGCACCGAAGATATTCCGGTGGTGATGAAAAAGGCCTTTTATCTGGCCAGCTCCGGCCGCCCGGGTCCGGTGGTGGTGGATTTGCCGAAAGACATTCTTAACCCCGCCAACAAGTTGCCGTATGAATATCCACAGAGCGTCGAGCTGCGCTCTTATCACCCGAACGTCAAGGGGCATACAGGGCAGATTAAAAAAGGGCTGCAGGCATTGCTGGCCGCTCGTCAGCCAGTGATCTATGCCGGTGGCGGGGTGATCAGCGCCAACTGTCACGCCCAATTGGCGGCGTTGGCCAAGCGTTTGAACTTGCCGGTCACCACCTCTTTGATGGGGTTGGGGGCGTTTCCGGGCGACGATCCGCAGTGTTTAGGGATGCTGGGTATGCACGGTACCTACGAAGCCAATATGGCGATGCATCATGCGGATCTGATCTTTGGTATCGGCGTGCGCTTTGACGATCGCACCACCAATAATTTAACCAAGTACTGCCCGCACGCCACCATCTTGCACATCGATATCGATCCGACCTCGATCTCGAAAACGGTCGGCGCCGATATTCCGATCGTCGGCAGTGCCGATAACGTGCTGAACAAAATGCTGGCGTTGCTGGATGAGAGTGATGATGCGGTCGCTCAGCAAGCGCAGGCGCGCAGTGACTGGTGGCATCAGATTGCTACGTGGCGCGCCCGTGAGTGTCTGAACTTTGATACCAGTGGGCCAAAAATCAAGCCGCAGGCGGTGATAGCTGCGCTGCATAAACTGACCGGCGGCGATGCCTACGTGGCTTCTGACGTTGGTCAACACCAGATGTTTGCCGCTCTGTATTACCCGTTTGCCAAACCGCGCCGTTGGATCAACTCTGGCGGTCTTGGCACCATGGGCTTTGGCTTCCCCGCTGCCATTGGCGTCAAGATGGCGCTGCCGGAAGAGCAAGTGGTGTGCGTGACCGGCGATGGCAGTATCCAGATGAATATTCAGGAGCTGTCCACCGCGCTGCAATATGACGTGCCGGTTAAGATCATCAACTTGAATAACCGCTTCTTAGGTATGGTGAAGCAGTGGCAGGACATGATCTACAGCGGTCGTCATTCGCACTCGTATATGGAGTCGTTGCCGGACTTTGTCAAAATCGCCGAAGCCTATGGCCATGTGGGGATTGCGATCCGCACGCCTGATGAGCTGGAAAGCAAACTGACTCAGGCGCTGGCAATGAAAGATCGTCTGGTGTTTGTGGATATCACCGTGGATGAGACCGAGCATGTCTATCCGATGCAGGTGCGTGGCGGTGCCATGGATGAAATGTGGTTAAGTAAAACGGAGAGAACCTGA